The window ATTCATGCGAGTCTCAAAGAAGCGCTGCAGGCCAATGATGGACTGCACGTCGGCCTTGTCCTCAGTCAGCTTGTTGAACTGCTTGAACATGCGGCCCACATCCTGGGCAAACTCCTGGGGGGAGCTGTAGGGGGGCGACAGCTTCTCCTGGAGGCGGGCTTGGATAAGGGTCAAGTCCAGGGTGCCCCCAGGCTGATCCCGGGAGAAGGTGGAGTCAGTAGCCAGCTGGTGCAGAGGCCGGCAGGGCTCATGGCAAAAGAGGGCCAGCAGAACACGCTCACACTTCTGCTGGTTGGCTGGTGAGAGCTTGGCCACCACTCTGGTACTATCCCCCCCATCCAGGTTCAGGCTGCCATCCTCCTCCTTCAGGTCGGGCAGCACATGGCAGAGAGAGCAGCTCCACTCCTCCCCTGGCACATCCTGTAGGGCAGGCAGGTGGCAGTCCAGGTGGAAGCAGAACTCGCACTGGTTGCACATGACCAGGTCACCTGGCTTCTGGCAGACACGGCAGATGGTTCCACTGTCATACAGGGAACCTGGGCCACCAGCTGGGGCTGAGGTGCCCTCTGGAGCCACCACCTCCAGACCTGAGCTGGTGCTGCCACTGGGTGAAGCCAGGCGGGGACCCTCTGCACCAGGGCCCTCCCCCAAGGCCATCAACACAGGCTTGGTCTCCGGGCCCTCGGTGGCAGCAGGCGGAGCTCCAATGGCAGCCTCTGTTTCTTCCTCCTTGACAATGGCCATTCCCGGCAGGGGAGGGGCCCCAGGGACCCCTGAGGGCGCAGTCCCAGGCTGgccagcagcagcggcagcagcaccTCGCTCAATGACGATGAGGTTGTAATCTTCAGTGGTGCTGCCTGGGAAGACCTTGAAGACTGGTGGCTGGCTGTCAGCCGTGAGATCCAAGTCCAGGCGTTCGAGGCTCACCCGTGGCACCTTGCGCATGAGGCCACTCACCTCGCCGTCACCTGAGCGGGGCCGCTTCACACCTGTCTGCAGAGTTTGTGCTCCGAGCCTTGGCGCTGTACTTTTTCTTGATCGTGTTTATTATTCTGTGTTGGGTTTCATCTGTTTATTGTGTGTCTTTCCTTCAAGACTGAGGGCGTCTTAAGGACAGAGTCAGTGCCTCACGCATGGAAGTGTGGAGTTGCTTTTGGCTGCCACACTCCCTCCTATTTCTGAGCTCCCCCTCATGCTGCCTTTGTAGAGTTTACCTCCCCTGTGAAAACGTGAAATGGCCAGAAACACTCTCCTTGTCTCCAGACATTAGCGCATGGACACGGGACCTGGCTTGGCCAATCACTTCTCCCACCTGGAACACAGAATCTTGAGTTAACGACacaagagggtgagatggttgggccTTGTTCGTGGTGACAGTGGTCTTCTGTGGTGGCGGCACCTGGATCAGTGGTTTCTGCTGAAAATGGTTGTGTCTTCCTTCTTGCTGGCTCTCCACGACTGCCTTATTTCCTATCCATTTCCCATACCTAGGTTTCCTCCTCCCATCTGTTTCTTCCGGAATATTCTTTTCCTGTGTGTTGAGTTGGTTTCTGCTGCTTATAACCAAGAGTCATGACTAACACAGGCAGCTTTGAAAGGATAAAGGTAGTACTTTACTAactgtttgttgagtgaataaatgaaatccCATAGATAAGCTGTCAACATATCTTAAGAAGGATGGACTAAAAGTGGGAAGTAGGATAAGAATCAcagaaagggaggtgggaaggaataGTTTTCCATTTGAATTCTTCTCCTTATAACTTGCTAGATGTACTTGCTGTAAAGTGGAAGCTCTGACAAAGATGAGGCATGGGGACAACTGTCAttcttgaaaattaaattaaaaaaaattttttttaattgtcattctgaatcttttaaacaaaactaaaaaatatttaattgaaaaattcttaaaagtataattagaaaagaaaattcctCTGATTAAATCTGTGGTGCAGGTCTTCAGCCTCCGCTGAAGCTTCCTATGAATTCCACTATGAGCCTCTTCAACAACTGCTTTTCAAATACAGTAACTCTGAGCCCCTCCAGGTCACCAGTTACTTGGCTTACATGGTGACATGCTTGCAGGAAATTATCCTGTCCCTGTTTCCTGCAACTTTGACTGAGAGCAGGGATTAGTGTGGCTTTACCTTTTGTGAGTCACCAAGAGACATTAGGAAAGCACTTGACCTTTCAAGTTGGTTTTGCTGTCATCAAGCAAAACCTTTTGGCTTGAGCCTTTTGGTTCAGGCTATCATCAagaagtattttataaaattaagtcTCATTAATCAGCACCGTAATAGTCCAGAAGGCAACCAAGTAGACATTAGACTTCACATGAAATGCAATTGGATAAATGAGCTGTGTAAGCTAGAGTGCAGgaaaattgtttaaattttgtataaatgTTCACTTCTATAGCACCACATCAAAACAGTTAACTATATATTACTCTTATGCATTCAAAGAAGTTGGTCTTTCCTTGATTAATTACTTGATGACCCAAACCTAGCTGGGTTGTCTCAGTTTGGTTCTACACTCTGTTTATACTGTGTCAGTCAGGGGTCCCCAAGAGGCAAGAGGCCCCCTCAGGACTCTACGTGCTGTTCACTGTATCTATttgacagaggcagagaaagccagagggagagacagagtcaCAGAATCCACTGTACTTCTGCCCTTTGAACAGACTGCAAACTCCCTGCCATGACTTACTATACTTCGCATGACTGCTAGCATCCCATCCACATCTCTGATTTTATCTTCTCACACTGAGCAGTTCTCTTTCCCAAACTTCCTGGTCTGGTGAACTCTTCCTCACACACACCTTTCTTACAGTCTTTGTTTGTGTTAAATAGTTGtttgggggaattccctgacagtcagGTGGTTAAAGACTCTGCAGTTTCACtgtaggaggtgcaggttcaacccctggtcagggaactaagatcctgcatcccGAATGGCCTagccaaaaaaatcaaagagaaaacctCATTAAAGTTTTCTATGATGATGGCATATTGTCTTGATGATATTTGGGGTATattgttgctgttcttcagtcgttcagttgtgtccgactctttgagaccccatggactgcagcacaccaggcttccctgtccttcatcatctcccagaacttgctcatactcatgtccattgtatcagtgattccatccaaccatctcatcctctattgtccccttctcctcctgccttcaatctttcccagcaccagggtcttttctaatgagtcagctctttgcatcaggtggccaaagtattggaacttcagcttcagtccttccaatgaatattcaggactgatttcctttgagattgactggtttgatctccttgctttccaagggactctcaagagtcttctctggagtcttctccaacaccacagttcataagcatattaggttaaataaaatatattattgaaattaatttagCCTGTTTCTTATTTTCAGTATGACTACTATacaatttatgttttctttggtgGCTTCCACATAATTTTCTGTAAAACATACTTTATTAGGTTTGTGCTTGAGCACTTTACTGATGCTTTATCCTGAATCAGGCCATGCAGAGAGGATTGTATCAAGTATCG of the Cervus canadensis isolate Bull #8, Minnesota chromosome 18, ASM1932006v1, whole genome shotgun sequence genome contains:
- the LOC122421334 gene encoding transcription intermediary factor 1-beta-like, encoding SRKSTAPRLGAQTLQTGVKRPRSGDGEVSGLMRKVPRVSLERLDLDLTADSQPPVFKVFPGSTTEDYNLIVIERGAAAAAAGQPGTAPSGVPGAPPLPGMAIVKEEETEAAIGAPPAATEGPETKPVLMALGEGPGAEGPRLASPSGSTSSGLEVVAPEGTSAPAGGPGSLYDSGTICRVCQKPGDLVMCNQCEFCFHLDCHLPALQDVPGEEWSCSLCHVLPDLKEEDGSLNLDGGDSTRVVAKLSPANQQKCERVLLALFCHEPCRPLHQLATDSTFSRDQPGGTLDLTLIQARLQEKLSPPYSSPQEFAQDVGRMFKQFNKLTEDKADVQSIIGLQRFFETRMNEAFGDTKFSAVLVEPPPLSLPGAGLSAQDLSSGPGEGP